Proteins co-encoded in one Phalacrocorax carbo chromosome 5, bPhaCar2.1, whole genome shotgun sequence genomic window:
- the FIGN gene encoding fidgetin isoform X1, with translation MISSTSVYGLKMQWTPEHAQWPEQHFDITSTTRSPAHKVEAYRGHLQRTYQYAWANDDISALTASNLLKKYAEKYSGILEGPAERPILSNYSEAPSGLVNGRKNESEPWQPSLNSESVYPMNCVPDVITASKAGVSAALPPADVSASIGSSPGVASNLAEPSYSSSTCGSHTVPSLHSGLPTQEYAAGYNGSYLHTSYSGQPAPALPSPHPSPLHSSGLLQPPPPPPPPALVPGYNGTSNLSSYSYPSTSYPPQTAVGPGYSPGGAPPPSAYLPSGIPAPTPLPPTTVPSYSYQGHGLTPIAPSALTNSSASSLKRKAFYMAGQGEMDSSYGNYSYGQQRSTQSPMYRMPDNSISNANRGNGFDRSAETSSLAFKPTKQLMSSEQQRKFSSQSSRALTPPSYSTAKNSLGSRSSDSFGKYTSPVMNEHGDEHRQLLPHPMQGPGLRAATSSNHSVDEQLKNTDTHLIDLVTNEIINQGPPVDWSDIAGLDLVKAVIKEEVLWPVLRSDAFNGLTALPRSILLFGPRGTGKTLMGRCIASQLGATFFKITGSGLVTKWLGEGEKIVHASFLVARCRQPSVIFVSDIDMLLSSQVSEEHSPVSRMRTEFLMQLDTVLTSAEDQIVVICATSKPEEIDESLRRYFMKRLLIPLPDSTARHQIIVQLLSQHNYCLNDKEVALLVQRTEGFSGLDVAHLCQEAVVGPLHAMPATDLSAIMPSQLRPVTYQDFENAFCKIQPSISQKELDTYVEWNKMFGCSQ, from the coding sequence GCTTGAAGATGCAGTGGACGCCGGAGCATGCCCAGTGGCCAGAACAGCACTTTGATATCACTTCAACCACCCGGTCCCCTGCCCACAAGGTGGAAGCCTACCGGGGGCACCTGCAGCGCACCTATCAGTACGCCTGGGCTAACGATGACATCTCGGCTCTGACTGCCTCCAATCTTCTGAAAAAGTATGCAGAAAAATACTCCGGTATTTTGGAAGGCCCGGCCGAGCGGCCCATTCTCAGTAACTACTCTGAAGCTCCCTCGGGGCTGGTGAATGGCCGGAAGAATGAAAGCGAGCCCTGGCAGCCGTCGCTGAACTCGGAGAGCGTGTATCCCATGAACTGTGTCCCAGACGTTATCACCGCCAGCAAAGCTGGGGTAAGTGCTGCCCTTCCTCCCGCAGACGTCTCAGCCAGCATCGGGAGCTCTCCTGGGGTGGCCAGTAACCTGGCTGAACCCAGTTACTCCAGCAGCACCTGCGGAAGTCACACCGTTCCCAGTCTTCATTCAGGGCTCCCAACTCAGGAATATGCCGCAGGATACAATGGCTCTTATTTGCATACCAGTTACAGTGGCCAGCCAGCACCTGCACTTCCATCCCCTCATCCATCCCCCCTACATAGCTCGGGACTTTTACAGCCCCCACCACCGCCGCCACCACCAGCCCTCGTCCCCGGCTACAACGGGACCTCTAACCTGTCCAGTTACAGCTACCCTTCCACCAGTTATCCTCCTCAAACTGCTGTTGGCCCTGGGTACAGCCCCGGGGGTGCCCCACCGCCCTCGGCGTACCTGCCTTCAGGAATCCCTGCTCCAACCCCTTTGCCCCCCACCACTGTCCCCAGCTACTCCTACCAGGGCCACGGTTTGACGCCCATCGCGCCATCTGCCCTGACAAACagttcagccagctctctcaaaaGGAAAGCTTTCTATATGGCAGGGCAAGGAGAAATGGACTCCAGTTATGGAAATTACAGCTATGGCCAACAGAGATCTACACAGAGTCCCATGTATCGAATGCCCGACAACAGCATTTCAAATGCAAACAGGGGGAATGGTTTTGACAGAAGTGCTGAAACATCATCCTTAGCATTTAAGCCAACAAAGCAGCTAATGTCCTCtgaacagcaaaggaaattcAGCAGCCAGTCCAGTAGGGCTCTAACACCCCCATCCTATAGTACTGCTAAAAACTCACTGGGTTCGAGATCGAGTGACTCGTTTGGGAAGTATACCTCCCCAGTAATGAATGAGCACGGTGATGAGCACAGGCAGCTCCTCCCTCACCCAATGCAAGGCCCGGGACTTCGTGCAGCTACCTCATCCAACCACTCTGTGGACGAGCAACTGAAGAATACTGACACACACCTCATTGACCTTGTTACCAATGAGATTATCAACCAAGGACCTCCTGTGGACTGGAGCGACATTGCTGGCCTAGATCTAGTAAAGGCCGTCATTAAGGAGGAGGTTTTATGGCCAGTATTGAGGTCAGATGCATTCAATGGACTGACTGCTCTACCTCGGAGCATCCTTTTATTTGGACCTCGGGGAACAGGCAAAACATTAATGGGCAGATGTATAGCTAGTCAGCTGGGGGccacatttttcaaaatcactGGCTCTGGCCTTGTTACAAAGTGGttaggggaaggagagaaaattgtccatgcctccttccttgtggcAAGGTGTCGCCAACCCTCGGTGATTTTTGTTAGTGACATTGATATGCTCCTTTCTTCTCAAGTGAGCGAAGAACACAGTCCAGTTAGTCGGATGAGAACCGAGTTCCTTATGCAGCTGGACACTGTACTGACTTCTGCTGAGGACCAAATAGTAGTAATTTGCGCCACGAGTAAACCGGAAGAAATTGATGAATCTCTTCGAAGGTACTTCATGAAACGACTTTTAATCCCACTTCCTGACAGCACAGCGAGGCACCAGATAATAGTACAACTGCTCTCACAGCACAATTACTGTCTCAATGACAAGGAGGTTGCACTGCTTGTCCAGCGCACAGAAGGCTTTTCTGGACTAGATGTGGCTCACTTGTGTCAGGAAGCTGTGGTGGGCCCACTCCACGCCATGCCAGCCACAGACCTTTCAGCCATTATGCCCAGCCAGTTGAGGCCAGTTACATATCAAGActttgaaaatgctttctgcAAGATACAGCCTAGCATATCTCAAAAAGAGCTTGATACATATGTTGAATGGAACAAAATGTTTGGTTGCAGTCAGTGa
- the FIGN gene encoding fidgetin isoform X2, whose product MQWTPEHAQWPEQHFDITSTTRSPAHKVEAYRGHLQRTYQYAWANDDISALTASNLLKKYAEKYSGILEGPAERPILSNYSEAPSGLVNGRKNESEPWQPSLNSESVYPMNCVPDVITASKAGVSAALPPADVSASIGSSPGVASNLAEPSYSSSTCGSHTVPSLHSGLPTQEYAAGYNGSYLHTSYSGQPAPALPSPHPSPLHSSGLLQPPPPPPPPALVPGYNGTSNLSSYSYPSTSYPPQTAVGPGYSPGGAPPPSAYLPSGIPAPTPLPPTTVPSYSYQGHGLTPIAPSALTNSSASSLKRKAFYMAGQGEMDSSYGNYSYGQQRSTQSPMYRMPDNSISNANRGNGFDRSAETSSLAFKPTKQLMSSEQQRKFSSQSSRALTPPSYSTAKNSLGSRSSDSFGKYTSPVMNEHGDEHRQLLPHPMQGPGLRAATSSNHSVDEQLKNTDTHLIDLVTNEIINQGPPVDWSDIAGLDLVKAVIKEEVLWPVLRSDAFNGLTALPRSILLFGPRGTGKTLMGRCIASQLGATFFKITGSGLVTKWLGEGEKIVHASFLVARCRQPSVIFVSDIDMLLSSQVSEEHSPVSRMRTEFLMQLDTVLTSAEDQIVVICATSKPEEIDESLRRYFMKRLLIPLPDSTARHQIIVQLLSQHNYCLNDKEVALLVQRTEGFSGLDVAHLCQEAVVGPLHAMPATDLSAIMPSQLRPVTYQDFENAFCKIQPSISQKELDTYVEWNKMFGCSQ is encoded by the coding sequence ATGCAGTGGACGCCGGAGCATGCCCAGTGGCCAGAACAGCACTTTGATATCACTTCAACCACCCGGTCCCCTGCCCACAAGGTGGAAGCCTACCGGGGGCACCTGCAGCGCACCTATCAGTACGCCTGGGCTAACGATGACATCTCGGCTCTGACTGCCTCCAATCTTCTGAAAAAGTATGCAGAAAAATACTCCGGTATTTTGGAAGGCCCGGCCGAGCGGCCCATTCTCAGTAACTACTCTGAAGCTCCCTCGGGGCTGGTGAATGGCCGGAAGAATGAAAGCGAGCCCTGGCAGCCGTCGCTGAACTCGGAGAGCGTGTATCCCATGAACTGTGTCCCAGACGTTATCACCGCCAGCAAAGCTGGGGTAAGTGCTGCCCTTCCTCCCGCAGACGTCTCAGCCAGCATCGGGAGCTCTCCTGGGGTGGCCAGTAACCTGGCTGAACCCAGTTACTCCAGCAGCACCTGCGGAAGTCACACCGTTCCCAGTCTTCATTCAGGGCTCCCAACTCAGGAATATGCCGCAGGATACAATGGCTCTTATTTGCATACCAGTTACAGTGGCCAGCCAGCACCTGCACTTCCATCCCCTCATCCATCCCCCCTACATAGCTCGGGACTTTTACAGCCCCCACCACCGCCGCCACCACCAGCCCTCGTCCCCGGCTACAACGGGACCTCTAACCTGTCCAGTTACAGCTACCCTTCCACCAGTTATCCTCCTCAAACTGCTGTTGGCCCTGGGTACAGCCCCGGGGGTGCCCCACCGCCCTCGGCGTACCTGCCTTCAGGAATCCCTGCTCCAACCCCTTTGCCCCCCACCACTGTCCCCAGCTACTCCTACCAGGGCCACGGTTTGACGCCCATCGCGCCATCTGCCCTGACAAACagttcagccagctctctcaaaaGGAAAGCTTTCTATATGGCAGGGCAAGGAGAAATGGACTCCAGTTATGGAAATTACAGCTATGGCCAACAGAGATCTACACAGAGTCCCATGTATCGAATGCCCGACAACAGCATTTCAAATGCAAACAGGGGGAATGGTTTTGACAGAAGTGCTGAAACATCATCCTTAGCATTTAAGCCAACAAAGCAGCTAATGTCCTCtgaacagcaaaggaaattcAGCAGCCAGTCCAGTAGGGCTCTAACACCCCCATCCTATAGTACTGCTAAAAACTCACTGGGTTCGAGATCGAGTGACTCGTTTGGGAAGTATACCTCCCCAGTAATGAATGAGCACGGTGATGAGCACAGGCAGCTCCTCCCTCACCCAATGCAAGGCCCGGGACTTCGTGCAGCTACCTCATCCAACCACTCTGTGGACGAGCAACTGAAGAATACTGACACACACCTCATTGACCTTGTTACCAATGAGATTATCAACCAAGGACCTCCTGTGGACTGGAGCGACATTGCTGGCCTAGATCTAGTAAAGGCCGTCATTAAGGAGGAGGTTTTATGGCCAGTATTGAGGTCAGATGCATTCAATGGACTGACTGCTCTACCTCGGAGCATCCTTTTATTTGGACCTCGGGGAACAGGCAAAACATTAATGGGCAGATGTATAGCTAGTCAGCTGGGGGccacatttttcaaaatcactGGCTCTGGCCTTGTTACAAAGTGGttaggggaaggagagaaaattgtccatgcctccttccttgtggcAAGGTGTCGCCAACCCTCGGTGATTTTTGTTAGTGACATTGATATGCTCCTTTCTTCTCAAGTGAGCGAAGAACACAGTCCAGTTAGTCGGATGAGAACCGAGTTCCTTATGCAGCTGGACACTGTACTGACTTCTGCTGAGGACCAAATAGTAGTAATTTGCGCCACGAGTAAACCGGAAGAAATTGATGAATCTCTTCGAAGGTACTTCATGAAACGACTTTTAATCCCACTTCCTGACAGCACAGCGAGGCACCAGATAATAGTACAACTGCTCTCACAGCACAATTACTGTCTCAATGACAAGGAGGTTGCACTGCTTGTCCAGCGCACAGAAGGCTTTTCTGGACTAGATGTGGCTCACTTGTGTCAGGAAGCTGTGGTGGGCCCACTCCACGCCATGCCAGCCACAGACCTTTCAGCCATTATGCCCAGCCAGTTGAGGCCAGTTACATATCAAGActttgaaaatgctttctgcAAGATACAGCCTAGCATATCTCAAAAAGAGCTTGATACATATGTTGAATGGAACAAAATGTTTGGTTGCAGTCAGTGa